The following coding sequences are from one Nicotiana tomentosiformis chromosome 3, ASM39032v3, whole genome shotgun sequence window:
- the LOC104115692 gene encoding 5'-adenylylsulfate reductase-like 5 — translation MEELRKRVYGIVLFFCIGCFISFSPCDASAPPPYLLALRSQCPLSFSFQSPLQVGGDFIDRALTSRQRSTYTSALFYASWCPFSRRIHFIFEALSSMYPQIEHLAVEQSSAMPSLFSRYGIHSVPAILIFNRTSRTWFHDCKDLDSLSKFYRRTTGLKPIQFVDVDHSGVLRKNARFATESKLSLPLNEMLSREPYLSFAVAFLCLRVIWIVAQRLMYHIKAFWTRYRPNPNLDIFGETGQILRRIVQAIDMKGLWTKLRQCKIRNLHHGARSARVWASSLASVSLGESSTSR, via the exons ATGGAGGAATTGAGGAAAAGGGTCTATGGAATAGTATTGTTCTTCTGCATTGGTTGTTTCATATCTTTTTCACCATGCGATGCGTCAGCACCTCCTCCATATCTGCTTGCTCTTCGTTCTCAATGTCCTCTCTCTTTTTCTTTCCAATCCCCTCTTCAG GTTGGTGGAGACTTCATTGACAGAGCCCTGACCTCCAGGCAACGGAGTACATATACTTCAGCGTTGTTCTATGCTTCCTGGTGCCCGTTCTCAAGGAGAATTCATTTCATCTTTGAAGCCTTAAGTTCTATGTACCCTCAAATTGAACACCTAGCCGTTGAGCAATCTTCAGCCATGCCGAG CTTGTTCTCAAGATATGGTATACATAGCGTGCCTGCGATATTAATTTTTAACCGAACGTCAAGGACGTGGTTTCATGATTGCAAAGATCTTGATTCACTTTCAAAATTTTACAGGAGAACTACAG GACTTAAACCAATTCAGTTTGTTGATGTTGATCATTCTGGTGTATTAAGGAAAAATGCAAGATTTGCAACGGAGTCCAAGCTCTCCCTGCCGCTCAATGAAATGTTAAGTCGAGAACCTTACTTGTCATTTGCTGTTGCATTCCTTTGTTTAAGGGTAATATGGATTGTTGCCCAAAGACTCATGTACCATATCAAAGCTTTTTGGACGAGGTACAGACCCAATCCAAATTTAGACATCTTCGGTGAAACTGGCCAAATCTTGAGGCGGATTGTTCAGGCGATAGATATGAAGGGGCTTTGGACAAAGCTAAGACAATGCAAGATCAGGAACTTGCACCATGGTGCAA